A part of Streptomyces sp. NBC_01210 genomic DNA contains:
- a CDS encoding relaxase/mobilization nuclease domain-containing protein: MIPRIHKQGSNTLGLLHYLYSKGTHEEHVDPHLVASFDHMAPDPGRDPAATKKDLQHLLDQPLHLIETDQRPTQHVWHCSVRAAPDDPILSDEQWGDIARRMVAATGIDPGDGAGCRWAAVRHADDHIHIIATLVREDGRRPDHHRSGKRAQAEARLIEADYGLHRVTPGDGTAAKRPTSAERHKAERQGRDRTVREELRETVRRAVAGAATEQEFFDRLKDAALLVRTRVLPSGDLKGYTVALPGDHNKDHEPVFYAGSTLAPDLSLPRIQARFDTTAVATAPGNGDHQDHPPQRPAPSAARRTTTDAAWAALLVLDRSDEGAAAAQIAATGEVLDALAKTSALYTRQELHEAALAFERASRSHTREEFRHSQQLRRAARDLVRSGPALGRGEDGATTAMVIDMAFFLVTAAAHWHGKKQHAQQAAAAHQAAEHLRAAYRTAAGMPMGALYQRGRRLAQPVRHKQAAHLRRAVPELAELVLAEPGWYALAATLADVESAGHNPAALLTEAAERRELGTAESVSDVLVWRLRRSADMPADTTDMWPHENGAEPLMRSAQRPAQRRTGPRSRRP; the protein is encoded by the coding sequence TTGATCCCTCGGATCCACAAGCAAGGCAGCAACACCCTCGGCCTGCTGCACTACCTGTACAGCAAGGGCACCCACGAAGAGCACGTCGACCCACACCTGGTCGCCTCCTTTGACCACATGGCCCCCGACCCCGGCCGCGACCCTGCGGCAACGAAGAAGGACCTCCAGCACCTCCTCGACCAGCCCCTCCACCTGATCGAGACGGATCAACGTCCGACCCAGCACGTGTGGCACTGCTCCGTGCGTGCTGCCCCCGACGATCCGATCCTCAGCGACGAACAGTGGGGCGACATCGCCCGCCGCATGGTCGCCGCGACGGGCATCGACCCCGGCGACGGCGCAGGCTGCCGCTGGGCCGCCGTCCGCCACGCCGACGACCACATCCACATCATCGCCACCCTCGTACGCGAAGACGGCCGCCGCCCCGACCACCACCGCTCCGGCAAACGTGCCCAGGCCGAAGCCCGCCTGATTGAAGCCGACTATGGCCTCCATCGCGTCACCCCAGGCGACGGCACCGCCGCCAAGCGGCCCACCAGCGCTGAACGCCACAAGGCGGAGCGCCAGGGCCGGGACCGCACCGTACGGGAGGAGCTGCGCGAAACCGTCCGCCGCGCGGTCGCCGGCGCCGCCACCGAGCAGGAGTTCTTCGACCGACTCAAGGACGCAGCACTCCTCGTACGCACCCGAGTCCTGCCCTCCGGCGACCTTAAGGGCTACACCGTCGCCCTCCCCGGCGACCACAACAAGGACCACGAACCGGTCTTCTACGCCGGCTCGACGCTCGCCCCCGATCTGTCCTTGCCGCGTATCCAGGCCCGGTTCGACACAACTGCAGTCGCGACCGCACCGGGCAACGGCGACCACCAGGACCATCCCCCACAGCGGCCCGCGCCGTCCGCCGCACGACGAACCACCACTGACGCCGCATGGGCGGCCCTGCTCGTCCTCGACCGAAGCGACGAAGGTGCGGCAGCCGCGCAGATCGCAGCGACCGGCGAAGTCCTCGACGCTCTCGCCAAGACCTCTGCCCTCTACACCCGGCAGGAACTACATGAGGCAGCCCTGGCATTCGAGAGGGCTTCCCGTTCCCACACTCGCGAGGAGTTCCGCCACAGCCAACAGCTACGACGAGCGGCCCGAGACCTGGTCCGCAGCGGCCCAGCACTCGGCCGGGGCGAGGACGGCGCCACCACGGCAATGGTGATCGACATGGCGTTCTTTCTCGTCACCGCCGCCGCCCACTGGCACGGAAAGAAGCAGCACGCCCAGCAGGCAGCCGCCGCCCACCAGGCCGCCGAGCACTTGCGCGCTGCCTACCGAACCGCGGCCGGCATGCCTATGGGCGCCCTGTACCAGCGCGGTCGACGCCTCGCCCAGCCCGTGCGGCACAAGCAGGCGGCCCATCTGCGCCGGGCAGTGCCGGAGCTGGCCGAGCTGGTCCTGGCCGAACCCGGCTGGTACGCATTGGCGGCCACCCTCGCTGACGTCGAGAGCGCCGGTCATAATCCGGCCGCGCTCCTCACCGAAGCTGCCGAACGACGGGAGCTGGGCACCGCCGAATCGGTCAGCGACGTGCTCGTATGGCGGCTCCGACGGTCGGCAGACATGCCCGCCGACACCACCGACATGTGGCCCCACGAGAACGGAGCGGAGCCGCTGATGCGCAGTGCGCAGCGCCCGGCCCAGAGACGGACAGGTCCCCGCAGCCGCAGGCCGTGA
- a CDS encoding mobilization protein, with product MHDQHHEHLATRQQEATTTPASGGASWRFGHSPAGGAPEPDPAPGVAGPDRRQGAPDRNAATEGGPQPGEASRKGTAKKGKSRPRDKKQRPAHSVRLNEPELAIIRSGAEHVGMSVAGFLAYSGLAAARDQSRTAAAIAPERDVLTALFGVRRQLGWAGSNVNQAVKALNSGVDAPHFAAALADLQRAAQAVQRAAERITHRQEGEAA from the coding sequence GTGCACGACCAACACCATGAACACCTCGCCACCCGTCAGCAGGAGGCGACAACAACGCCGGCCTCAGGCGGAGCAAGTTGGAGGTTCGGACACTCCCCCGCCGGGGGAGCGCCCGAACCCGACCCCGCCCCGGGGGTGGCGGGGCCCGACCGGCGCCAGGGGGCACCGGACAGGAACGCTGCGACCGAGGGCGGACCGCAGCCGGGCGAGGCCAGCCGCAAGGGCACGGCCAAGAAAGGGAAATCGCGCCCGCGCGACAAGAAGCAGCGCCCCGCCCACAGCGTCCGCCTCAACGAGCCCGAACTCGCCATCATCCGATCTGGCGCCGAGCACGTCGGCATGAGCGTTGCCGGGTTCCTGGCCTACTCCGGCCTGGCCGCCGCCCGTGACCAGTCGCGTACCGCCGCGGCCATTGCCCCCGAGCGCGATGTCCTGACCGCACTGTTCGGCGTACGCCGTCAGCTCGGCTGGGCCGGCAGCAATGTCAACCAAGCCGTCAAGGCCCTCAACTCCGGTGTCGACGCACCGCACTTCGCTGCCGCTCTCGCCGATCTGCAACGTGCAGCGCAGGCCGTACAGCGGGCGGCCGAACGGATCACCCATCGGCAGGAAGGTGAGGCGGCTTGA
- a CDS encoding LacI family DNA-binding transcriptional regulator, whose translation MGFAEKRANYWRGRYKTAPGKHLTVVDENGKAIRFATKGEAQRAASEAENKYRRGDWRDPALGQETFGEYANRWYAAQDLAASTMQNYKRHIEEHLLPDFEDKALAGVLRTDVDLWEKKEKAVYAASSVKTWRSTLHLIFEDAIDEGLITSNPAARRRGRGKRAGRSRDRGPEKVVTDPLGILLTAERAALLSGRDDEFVAVVLKGYTGMRWGEIVGLETEFARPGSVRVEWQLYELDTGELVRCPPKDDSYRKIDAMDWLSALVANHVARTKPKPCPCHGKTYVFRGQGAARTGGHQGAKLVDVARRAEVSTGTVSNVLNHPDRVTEAKRVRVEQAIADLGFVRGGVVAEHAAHWRRNGFATWLFTPAVSGWYPKKAPQEARPVPLLGEPRPGVPARGRGASDRADACWLPIAKGLTPHGLRHTHRTVMEDLGTEKVLMDDRMGHIDGSVSARYAHVTPGMRRRLMLGLTEQWEAALDTRLALCPTSPVRVLNDLLRARAVSLR comes from the coding sequence TTGGGTTTCGCGGAGAAGCGTGCGAACTACTGGCGCGGCCGGTACAAGACGGCGCCCGGCAAACACCTCACGGTCGTCGACGAGAACGGCAAGGCGATCCGGTTCGCCACCAAGGGCGAGGCCCAGCGCGCCGCGAGCGAGGCCGAGAACAAGTACCGGCGTGGCGACTGGCGCGACCCGGCGCTCGGCCAGGAGACCTTCGGCGAGTACGCGAACCGCTGGTACGCGGCCCAGGATCTGGCCGCCTCGACCATGCAGAACTACAAGCGTCACATCGAGGAGCACCTGCTCCCCGACTTCGAGGACAAGGCGCTCGCCGGCGTCCTGCGCACGGACGTCGATCTGTGGGAGAAGAAGGAGAAGGCCGTGTACGCGGCCTCCAGCGTCAAGACCTGGCGCTCGACACTTCACCTGATCTTCGAGGACGCGATCGACGAGGGGTTGATCACGTCCAACCCGGCGGCCAGGCGGCGCGGGCGCGGCAAGCGCGCCGGCCGCTCCCGAGACCGCGGCCCGGAGAAGGTCGTCACCGACCCGCTCGGCATCCTGCTGACCGCCGAACGGGCCGCCCTGCTCTCCGGCCGAGACGACGAGTTCGTCGCCGTCGTCCTCAAGGGGTACACCGGCATGCGCTGGGGCGAAATCGTCGGCCTGGAGACGGAGTTCGCCCGCCCAGGCTCCGTCCGCGTCGAGTGGCAGCTGTACGAACTCGATACCGGCGAGCTGGTGCGCTGTCCGCCCAAGGACGACAGCTACCGCAAGATCGATGCGATGGACTGGTTGTCGGCCCTGGTCGCCAACCACGTCGCCCGTACGAAGCCGAAACCCTGCCCGTGCCACGGCAAGACCTACGTCTTCCGTGGACAGGGCGCTGCCCGCACCGGTGGCCACCAGGGCGCGAAGCTCGTCGACGTCGCACGCCGTGCCGAAGTCTCGACGGGCACGGTGTCCAACGTCCTCAACCACCCCGACCGCGTCACCGAAGCCAAGCGGGTGAGGGTGGAGCAGGCCATCGCGGACCTGGGGTTCGTGCGGGGCGGTGTGGTGGCGGAGCACGCAGCCCACTGGCGTCGAAACGGCTTCGCGACGTGGCTGTTCACCCCGGCGGTCTCCGGCTGGTACCCGAAGAAGGCGCCGCAGGAGGCCCGCCCCGTCCCGCTCCTGGGCGAACCGCGGCCCGGCGTCCCGGCCCGAGGACGTGGCGCCAGTGACCGGGCTGATGCCTGCTGGCTCCCGATCGCCAAGGGCCTCACACCCCATGGCCTCCGCCACACCCACCGGACCGTGATGGAGGACCTCGGCACCGAGAAGGTCCTCATGGACGACCGCATGGGCCACATCGACGGATCGGTCTCGGCGCGCTACGCCCACGTCACCCCTGGCATGCGCAGGCGCCTCATGCTCGGGCTGACCGAGCAGTGGGAGGCGGCGCTCGACACTCGGCTGGCCCTGTGTCCGACGTCGCCGGTGCGCGTGCTCAACGATCTCCTGCGCGCACGTGCGGTCTCCCTCCGGTAG
- a CDS encoding helix-turn-helix domain-containing protein, whose protein sequence is MSLDAREWVWDHRRNKGTARMVLALIADRCRDRSCVAYASVPTLMKRANASRTAVRDALAKLIADGELVALGDRKGPRGETFYHLPDAAHFLAEHTVEGDREPVLPGDRNPTLGVPESAPSDPFEEGPESGPGARIPTPGGYEFRPVGGTDSDPQNGREPKVNGRSSSSAPLTSADQWQIDDSARAWLRQHGHLDRLGEHAVRSADEKWRTYRAPWPPRTAAAWAADWRSWIAREHTPTPDRPNLYALPGGTPTRAPGMTRSEQHMAALLAALDEPTGTE, encoded by the coding sequence ATGAGCCTCGACGCCCGCGAGTGGGTGTGGGACCACAGACGAAACAAGGGCACCGCCCGCATGGTGCTCGCGTTGATCGCCGACCGCTGCCGCGACCGGAGCTGCGTCGCGTACGCCTCCGTGCCCACCCTGATGAAGCGAGCGAACGCCTCCCGTACCGCCGTACGCGACGCCCTGGCCAAGCTGATCGCCGACGGCGAGCTGGTGGCGCTCGGTGACCGCAAGGGGCCACGGGGAGAGACGTTCTACCACCTCCCGGACGCCGCCCACTTCCTCGCCGAACACACCGTTGAAGGGGACCGGGAACCGGTCCTTCCGGGGGACCGGAATCCGACCCTTGGGGTGCCGGAATCCGCCCCTTCCGATCCCTTCGAAGAGGGACCGGAATCCGGCCCCGGGGCACGGATTCCGACCCCGGGAGGGTACGAATTCCGACCCGTCGGGGGCACGGATTCCGACCCCCAGAACGGTAGAGAACCGAAGGTGAACGGTAGGAGCAGCAGCTCTGCCCCGCTCACCTCCGCCGACCAGTGGCAGATCGACGACAGTGCCCGGGCCTGGCTTCGGCAGCACGGTCATCTCGACCGCCTCGGCGAACACGCCGTCCGATCAGCCGACGAGAAGTGGCGCACCTACCGGGCCCCATGGCCTCCCCGTACCGCAGCCGCCTGGGCTGCCGACTGGCGCTCCTGGATCGCCCGGGAACACACCCCCACCCCAGACCGCCCGAACCTCTACGCCCTGCCCGGCGGCACACCCACCCGGGCCCCTGGCATGACGCGCTCCGAGCAGCACATGGCCGCCCTGCTCGCGGCCCTCGACGAACCGACCGGAACGGAGTAA
- a CDS encoding zinc finger domain-containing protein, translating to MDPREVAAVLAYTGRLDPRTIRTGTGEARDQIAQWQELLDDVPFATDHGWDVREAIRAHALDSPYPILPVDVARRWRAHRRDRLDRHTDPTPAADPDDPAAWRAELLRARNAVAVGVVAPSTHRQITGGDPQRDIEERLRTIGSCIPLAVRTELTRYRPTRAAREAAVTTGVPDALSVRCEWCHAPAGTPCRQRRASPDGTARGNAVRTTPHPSRIDLATAQMGRQRAA from the coding sequence TTGGACCCACGCGAAGTCGCCGCTGTCCTCGCCTACACCGGCCGCCTCGACCCCCGCACCATCCGCACCGGCACGGGCGAAGCCCGTGACCAGATCGCCCAGTGGCAGGAACTGCTCGACGACGTGCCCTTCGCCACCGACCACGGCTGGGACGTCCGCGAGGCGATACGGGCCCACGCCCTCGACTCCCCGTACCCGATCCTGCCCGTGGACGTCGCCCGCAGATGGCGGGCCCATCGGCGCGACCGCCTCGACCGGCACACCGACCCCACACCGGCTGCCGACCCGGACGATCCTGCCGCCTGGCGAGCCGAGCTGCTCCGCGCCCGCAACGCCGTCGCAGTCGGCGTGGTCGCGCCTTCCACACACCGGCAGATCACCGGCGGTGACCCGCAACGCGACATCGAGGAGCGCCTGCGCACGATCGGCTCGTGCATCCCGCTGGCCGTCCGCACCGAGCTGACCCGCTACCGTCCAACCCGCGCCGCACGCGAGGCCGCCGTCACCACAGGTGTCCCCGACGCGCTCAGTGTCCGGTGCGAGTGGTGCCACGCGCCCGCGGGCACCCCGTGCCGACAACGGCGGGCAAGCCCGGACGGCACCGCCAGAGGCAATGCCGTACGTACCACCCCGCACCCGTCGCGCATCGACCTCGCCACTGCCCAGATGGGCAGACAGCGGGCTGCGTGA
- a CDS encoding helix-turn-helix domain-containing protein — MPRLYRPEEIAEALACSAWWVKDRARRGLIPHTRVGRAYRFTAAHLAEIVRLHEERPKRSLSSAPAGPAVTSPPAARTRAAQSPRPTTAATTGRLRARPPRRTQYETVV, encoded by the coding sequence TTGCCCCGTCTCTACCGCCCCGAAGAAATCGCCGAAGCCCTCGCCTGTTCCGCCTGGTGGGTCAAGGACCGTGCCCGGCGCGGCCTCATCCCGCACACCCGCGTCGGTCGCGCCTACCGCTTCACCGCCGCACACCTCGCCGAGATCGTCCGCCTCCACGAAGAGCGCCCGAAGCGATCCCTCAGCAGCGCGCCGGCCGGTCCAGCAGTAACAAGTCCTCCCGCTGCACGAACTCGTGCCGCCCAGTCTCCTCGGCCGACTACGGCCGCGACGACGGGGCGTCTGCGGGCCCGGCCGCCGCGCCGTACCCAGTACGAGACCGTCGTGTAG
- a CDS encoding helix-turn-helix domain-containing protein yields MAARSLEIGPAGIRTARTIEILRTERGLAQRELAARVTALGRPMSNTMLSRIERAERRCDIDDLVALAQALRVLPLVLLQGPSAM; encoded by the coding sequence ATGGCAGCACGATCCCTGGAAATCGGTCCGGCCGGAATACGGACCGCCCGCACCATCGAAATCCTCCGTACCGAACGCGGTCTCGCCCAACGAGAGTTGGCCGCCCGTGTCACCGCCCTCGGCCGCCCGATGTCCAACACGATGCTGTCCCGCATCGAACGCGCCGAACGCCGCTGCGACATCGACGACCTCGTCGCCCTCGCCCAGGCCCTCCGCGTCTTGCCCCTCGTGCTGCTGCAGGGACCGAGCGCCATGTGA